Part of the Nodosilinea sp. PGN35 genome is shown below.
GCAGGAGTGGGCGGGCAAAATTGCCCTTCAGGCGGTGTGTCTGGTGTCAATGGACTACTATGACCGCCCCGAAGCCGAAAGCCTGGCGGATACCGTTGCCCAGTACGACGGCGTTTTAGGCGGGGTGATCTATCCCCAACCCGGTCTGGAGGCCCAGATCGATCGCGCCTTTGAGCTGGCCGAGGCGCGGGGGCTTGACCTCGACTTTCATGCCGATGAGAGCCTGAATCCCGAGGCAGAGGGCCTGCGGGTGGTGGCCGAAACCAAGCTGCGGCGCGGGTTTCAGGGTAAGGTGAACTGTGGCCACTGCTGTAGTCTGTCGGTGCAGGGGGGCGATCGCGCCACCGACACCCTGGCCCTGCTCAAGCAGGCTGACATCAGCGTGGTCAGCCTGCCGATGTGCAACCTCTACCTGCAAGATCGCCAGCCGGGCCGTATGCCCCGCTATCGCGGCGTCACCCTGCTGCCGGAACTGCGCCAGTTTGAGGTGGCGGTGGCCCTGGCCAGCGACAACTGCCGCGACGCCTTCTTTGCCTACGGCGACCACGACATGGTGGAAGTCTTTACCCAGTCGGTGCGCATTGGCCACCTCGATCGCCCCATCGGCGACTGGCCCCAGGCGGTGACCCGCACCCCGGCCCAGACCATGGGGCTCGATATCGGGCTGCTGGGGGTGGATCGCCCCGCCGACCTGGTGGTGTTTAAAGCCCGCAGCTTTAGCGAGCTGCTGGCGCGGCCCCAGGGCGATCGCGTGGTAATTCGCAATGGCCGCCCCATCGACACCACCCTGCCCGACTACGCCGAACTCGATGCCCTGGTGGGTATCGCCTAGCCCGCCCCAACCAGGAAAACCGAACTTCCTGCGGGCGTGGGGTTTGCTACGCTAAATCCATAGGTAGACGCTGGTCTGGGGAACTGGCCGCAGCCCCCTCTGGCCGAGTTGACTACACCGGAGTTGATTGAGCCAGAGTTGACTACAATAGTCGCCAGCTTGAGCGCGGGTTTTTAGGAGGACAGGAATGGCTGCTACGGGCTTTAAAGACTACTACGCGGTGCTGGGGGTCAGTCGCACGGCAAGTGCCGACGAGATTAAACAGTCGTTTCGCAAGCTGGCCCGCAAGTACCACCCCGACGTCAACCCCGACGACAAAGCCGCCGAGGCCAAATTTAAAGAGGTGAGCGAAGCCTACGAGGTGCTCTCCGACGCCGACAAGCGCAAAAAGTACGACCAGTACGGCCAGTACTGGCAGCAGGCCAGCCGCGCCGGGGCCGGCACCCCCTACGGCAGCCCCGGCGACATGGGCGGCTTTGACTTTAGCAACTAC
Proteins encoded:
- a CDS encoding cytosine deaminase; protein product: MNSTALPEFLQRSAAHYWLQNARLPLACVDGSVEWKTAIAALAAPPISEELVAAHLEIQEGRVAAIIPASQPLDPDQPAWDLRQGMVWPCFADCHTHLDKGQTWFRSPNPDGTFDSALKAAEADHRNWSAEDLYPRMGFGLRCSYAHGTQAVRTHLDCLDGQERVSFAVFDRLRQEWAGKIALQAVCLVSMDYYDRPEAESLADTVAQYDGVLGGVIYPQPGLEAQIDRAFELAEARGLDLDFHADESLNPEAEGLRVVAETKLRRGFQGKVNCGHCCSLSVQGGDRATDTLALLKQADISVVSLPMCNLYLQDRQPGRMPRYRGVTLLPELRQFEVAVALASDNCRDAFFAYGDHDMVEVFTQSVRIGHLDRPIGDWPQAVTRTPAQTMGLDIGLLGVDRPADLVVFKARSFSELLARPQGDRVVIRNGRPIDTTLPDYAELDALVGIA